The genomic stretch TCACTTTGGTCGCCATCGGGTTCGTGGGCGAGACGGAGCGTCAACTTGTAGCCGAGTTTGTCCTGCCGATAGTCCATGCGGATGTCCAGCGGGATATCCTTGACCAGCTTTAAGGAATGCGCCGAGAACCGGTCCTTGGCGGTGTGCCCAGACCAGGCGATTTCTTCGACGCCGTTCACCCACAACGCGACATAATCGTCTGCGTTAGAGACGAATTTATATTCGCCGGAAATTTTCGGAATGAACGTGCCGGTGAATCGCGCGGAAACGAATTCAGGTCCTAGCGGCGGTATTGTCGCAGGAAATGGCGCGGCTGGACCGTCGAGCACCGGATTGAATTTCGTGACGAAGTTCGTGAACACCGGCTCGCCGCTGAATGAATTGTTATTCCACCACAGAGCTTTCAATCCTGCGTTGGCGGCAGGATTAACT from Verrucomicrobiota bacterium encodes the following:
- a CDS encoding PA14 domain-containing protein; its protein translation is GNNDEIFWSASMLKLNLAGIQYAVGDLKADDVVVAHASPAADSQAKAAEVNPAANAGLKALWWNNNSFSGEPVFTNFVTKFNPVLDGPAAPFPATIPPLGPEFVSARFTGTFIPKISGEYKFVSNADDYVALWVNGVEEIAWSGHTAKDRFSAHSLKLVKDIPLDIRMDYRQDKLGYKLTLRLAHEPDGDQSDFGSSVGEFIPTNGAKNQ